From Spirosoma aerolatum, one genomic window encodes:
- the hisS gene encoding histidine--tRNA ligase, with protein MQKPTLPKGTRDFGPEQMSKRLFIFDTIRQTFKRFGFLPLETPAMENLSTLTGKYGDEGDQLLFKILNSGDFAANLTELDISSGYKKLTPKIAEKGLRYDLTVPFARYVVMNRNALALPFKRYQMQPVWRADRPQKGRYREFYQCDADVVGTDSLICEAEIVLMIHEVFRNLGIQQFTLKINNRKILAGIAEAIGVPGQEGTLSVAIDKLDKIGQEKVLDELRERGFSEDTITNLLPLFTFTELDIRQILERLSNWLAVSETARKGIAELEETLQLVDAYGLLNSQIELDPTLARGLSYYTGAIFEVKANGVSIGSVSGGGRYDNLTGAFGMPGLSGVGISFGVDRIYDVMEELNLFPASAGQGTRVLIVPFDAEARRVALPLLSQLRNSDIAAEVYPDLAKIKKMLDYANAKSIPYVVLIGSEEVQTGLLTLRNMVTGEQHKVPVEEISNLIL; from the coding sequence ATGCAAAAACCGACATTACCCAAAGGAACGCGTGATTTTGGCCCGGAGCAAATGAGCAAACGGCTGTTTATATTTGATACCATCCGGCAAACCTTCAAACGATTCGGCTTTTTACCCCTCGAAACCCCGGCTATGGAGAATCTCTCCACCCTGACCGGAAAATACGGCGACGAAGGCGACCAACTGTTGTTTAAAATTCTGAACTCGGGTGATTTTGCGGCTAATCTCACAGAACTGGATATTTCTTCAGGGTATAAAAAATTAACCCCTAAAATCGCTGAAAAAGGACTGCGCTATGATCTTACCGTGCCGTTTGCCCGGTACGTGGTCATGAATCGGAATGCGCTGGCCCTGCCCTTTAAACGATACCAGATGCAACCCGTCTGGCGAGCCGACCGACCTCAGAAGGGGCGCTACCGGGAGTTTTATCAGTGCGATGCAGATGTTGTCGGGACCGACTCGCTGATTTGTGAGGCTGAAATCGTGCTGATGATCCACGAAGTATTCCGAAATCTGGGTATTCAGCAGTTTACCCTGAAAATCAACAACCGAAAGATTCTGGCAGGTATTGCCGAAGCCATTGGCGTACCGGGACAGGAGGGGACCTTATCGGTAGCTATTGACAAGCTGGATAAGATTGGGCAGGAGAAAGTGCTGGATGAACTGCGTGAGCGCGGATTTTCAGAAGACACGATTACCAACCTGTTACCGCTATTCACTTTTACGGAACTAGACATTCGACAGATTCTTGAGCGTTTGAGTAATTGGCTAGCCGTTTCGGAAACTGCCCGGAAAGGTATTGCTGAACTTGAAGAAACACTTCAGTTAGTGGATGCTTATGGCTTACTAAACAGTCAGATAGAGCTGGATCCCACATTAGCTCGTGGCCTGTCCTATTATACCGGAGCTATTTTTGAAGTGAAGGCCAATGGGGTGAGTATCGGTAGTGTGAGTGGGGGTGGACGCTATGATAACCTGACGGGGGCTTTTGGTATGCCTGGTTTGTCGGGGGTCGGTATCTCCTTCGGGGTCGACCGAATCTATGATGTCATGGAGGAGCTGAATCTGTTTCCGGCTAGTGCCGGGCAGGGTACACGCGTACTCATTGTGCCATTCGATGCCGAGGCCCGGCGCGTGGCGTTGCCTTTGCTGAGTCAGTTAAGGAATTCGGATATAGCCGCTGAAGTGTATCCTGATCTGGCGAAAATCAAAAAGATGCTTGATTATGCCAATGCCAAATCGATTCCCTACGTGGTATTGATTGGCTCAGAAGAAGTGCAGACAGGGCTCCTTACGCTGAGAAACATGGTGACGGGCGAACAGCATAAAGTGCCCGTAGAGGAAATCAGCAACTTAATTTTATAA
- a CDS encoding SusC/RagA family TonB-linked outer membrane protein produces the protein MAGPGRIATGNPTTQNPSADITVSGRITDATTNEALAGCSVVVKGTTRGTTADANGNYQIAVPNGNSVLVFGFIGFVSQEIPVGNQTTINVSLKASASELAQVVVIGYGSASKKDMTGSVKSIKSAEFNKGIINSPEQLLQGKVAGVNVTSASGEPGGQQNITIRGPGGVRTGSTPLFVLDGIALDNSSTGGATNPLNFLNPQDIESIDVLKDASATAIYGARGANGVVLITTKKGKAGFSNFTLSSSLGISNLTRPLAVFSPDEYRRQVPAVGGVLEDFKGNTDWQKEVTRTAQTWNHNLSFGGGTDKLTYYGSLGVQNQEGIVKNSRMSRYTGRINVSQKLLEDRLNLDVNLTASYTYNQRPPTDNPTSSAVTILGAAISANPTLPAYDSNGDPYKYLSGTNPLITLNLEKDQTTINRVVGNISPSFKITKDLVYKLNLGVDNSNSMRDLQSLPSLVPQQDGRLETIYRINRNILVENYFTYTLARQDHNLTALLGHSYQKIYVQERSSSINKFPISPIEPIYNPGLGQDLTLANNKPTGFAIENELQSFFGRVNYHYKDKYLATATVRADGSSKFGANNKYGIFPSFSLGWRLSEESFLKAGPFSDLKLRAGWGRTGNQEIPSKITQALFTSQVSASTSYPLAATGAYPAGTSYTRLANPDIQWEVSNQTDLGLDFGLFKGALTGSVDYFRKVSNNILLEVIPSDPVQPAGTFWTNVPDMTITNQGLELDLNYRYASLNGFRFDIGGNITFIDNIVNNSPYTVIPSGSASGSGLTSATINGYINGQPIGTFFLKNFIGLDDKGISKFQDADGDGIITDKDRIAAGSALPTKQFNLNSNIAYKGFDLAINFNGVSGNNLYDNTANANFYKLRLSKGLNTTAEAIQYPNESINNSAPVSTRYLKNGSFFRLNNLTLGYNLDPKLIGMKRWISGIRLSATGQNLFVITKYDGYDPEVNTDRTINGILSYGIDYLSYPKARTFVFGLNLTF, from the coding sequence ATGGCTGGCCCTGGTAGGATTGCGACTGGCAATCCTACAACGCAAAACCCCTCAGCCGACATTACGGTTAGTGGACGTATTACAGATGCCACAACCAACGAAGCACTGGCAGGTTGCAGTGTCGTTGTGAAAGGAACCACCCGTGGAACAACCGCTGATGCGAATGGTAATTACCAGATAGCGGTACCAAACGGCAACTCAGTCCTGGTTTTCGGTTTTATCGGCTTTGTTTCTCAGGAGATTCCAGTTGGTAATCAGACAACCATTAATGTGTCGTTGAAAGCATCGGCCTCTGAACTGGCTCAGGTCGTAGTCATCGGTTACGGTAGTGCTTCTAAAAAAGACATGACCGGCTCCGTAAAGTCGATCAAAAGCGCCGAATTCAATAAAGGGATCATCAACTCACCCGAACAATTGTTACAGGGTAAAGTGGCTGGGGTCAATGTTACCTCAGCCAGTGGTGAACCGGGCGGGCAGCAAAACATTACGATTCGAGGCCCTGGTGGTGTTCGGACGGGTAGTACGCCACTCTTCGTGCTGGATGGTATTGCCCTCGACAATTCCAGTACGGGTGGAGCCACCAATCCGTTAAACTTTCTGAATCCGCAGGATATCGAGTCAATTGATGTGCTGAAAGATGCCTCCGCAACGGCTATTTACGGAGCGCGGGGCGCCAACGGGGTGGTACTGATCACGACCAAAAAAGGCAAGGCCGGTTTTTCGAACTTTACCTTGTCGAGCAGCCTGGGTATTTCCAACCTGACTCGTCCGCTGGCCGTTTTCTCACCTGACGAATACCGGCGGCAGGTTCCGGCTGTGGGTGGTGTACTTGAAGATTTTAAAGGCAATACCGACTGGCAGAAAGAGGTAACCCGAACCGCCCAAACCTGGAACCACAACCTCTCGTTTGGCGGGGGAACCGATAAGTTGACCTATTATGGCTCACTGGGCGTTCAGAATCAGGAAGGTATCGTTAAAAACAGCCGGATGAGCCGCTATACGGGCCGCATCAACGTGTCGCAAAAACTGCTCGAAGACCGGCTGAATTTGGACGTAAACCTGACGGCATCTTATACCTATAACCAACGCCCTCCTACAGATAACCCCACGAGTAGTGCTGTCACCATTTTAGGAGCAGCCATATCGGCCAACCCAACCCTGCCCGCCTACGATAGCAACGGTGACCCCTACAAATACCTGAGCGGGACAAATCCGTTGATTACGCTGAATCTGGAAAAAGACCAAACGACCATCAATCGGGTTGTGGGAAATATTTCGCCCTCGTTCAAGATTACGAAAGATCTGGTCTATAAGCTGAATCTGGGAGTTGACAACTCCAATTCAATGCGCGATTTACAGTCCTTACCCAGTCTGGTTCCACAACAGGATGGCCGTTTGGAAACCATTTACCGAATCAATCGCAACATTCTGGTCGAGAACTACTTTACCTACACGCTGGCCCGGCAGGATCATAACCTGACGGCGCTGCTGGGGCATTCATATCAGAAAATTTACGTGCAGGAGCGTTCATCGAGCATCAACAAATTCCCCATCTCCCCTATTGAACCAATCTATAATCCAGGTTTAGGCCAGGACCTGACCCTTGCCAACAACAAACCGACGGGTTTTGCGATTGAAAACGAGCTTCAATCCTTTTTTGGCCGGGTCAATTATCACTATAAAGATAAGTACCTGGCAACGGCAACGGTACGGGCCGATGGGTCATCGAAATTTGGAGCCAACAACAAATACGGTATCTTCCCTTCGTTCTCACTGGGCTGGCGGCTATCGGAAGAATCCTTCCTGAAAGCGGGGCCGTTCAGTGATCTTAAATTACGCGCAGGCTGGGGCCGCACCGGTAATCAGGAAATCCCATCCAAGATCACCCAGGCGCTATTTACCTCGCAGGTGTCGGCTTCTACCAGCTACCCACTGGCGGCTACAGGCGCTTACCCGGCCGGTACATCATACACCCGTCTGGCAAACCCCGACATTCAATGGGAAGTATCGAACCAAACCGATTTGGGACTTGATTTTGGTCTGTTTAAGGGAGCTTTGACCGGATCGGTCGATTACTTCCGGAAAGTCTCCAACAACATCCTGCTGGAAGTAATCCCTTCCGACCCGGTTCAACCAGCCGGAACGTTCTGGACCAATGTACCCGATATGACCATTACCAACCAGGGGCTTGAACTGGACCTGAACTATCGATATGCCAGCCTGAACGGTTTTCGGTTCGATATTGGCGGGAATATCACCTTCATTGACAATATTGTGAACAATTCGCCTTATACCGTTATTCCGTCAGGATCAGCGTCGGGCTCCGGGCTTACCTCGGCCACGATCAACGGCTACATCAATGGACAGCCAATCGGTACGTTTTTCCTGAAAAACTTCATTGGTCTGGACGATAAGGGGATCAGTAAATTTCAGGATGCGGATGGCGACGGCATCATTACGGATAAAGACCGGATTGCGGCCGGAAGCGCACTGCCAACGAAACAGTTTAACCTGAACAGCAACATAGCTTATAAAGGGTTCGATCTGGCTATCAATTTCAACGGGGTATCGGGCAATAATCTCTATGACAATACCGCTAATGCCAATTTCTACAAACTTCGGTTGTCGAAAGGGCTGAATACCACGGCTGAGGCCATTCAATACCCCAATGAGTCGATCAATAACTCGGCCCCGGTATCGACCCGCTATCTGAAAAACGGCTCGTTCTTCCGGTTGAACAACCTGACGCTGGGGTATAATCTTGATCCGAAACTCATCGGCATGAAACGCTGGATCTCGGGCATCCGGCTGTCGGCAACGGGGCAAAACCTGTTTGTCATTACGAAATACGACGGATACGACCCCGAAGTGAACACCGATCGTACCATCAACGGTATTCTGTCGTATGGCATCGACTACCTCAGTTACCCCAAAGCCAGAACCTTTGTATTCGGCCTGAATCTTACTTTTTAA
- a CDS encoding RagB/SusD family nutrient uptake outer membrane protein has translation MKKKLISMLALAGVLFINGCTNLAEKVLDEASVSGLTDRQAADGILAPVYARLPDIFLHTNYFAIQEISTDEAILPYRGGTDWGDNGIYLAMHQHTYTSTDPNLRNTWTLILQGLSRAITAINTLPTLKDPVTKTYLAEARGMRAYYGLLTLDLFGLVFVKDDLGATSTILRGAEAVEYLKNEFLAVEPDLETGVGPGRLTKGAVWGLLARLYLNAGVYRDIYGAQVTFKPEDMDKVVEYCDKIINSGQYQLSKDYFSIFNSDNHDNKELIFAVDQRADLNGTNRMAYFSLSGDQFPIPAYPNANGTDGPAITPDYYRTWVNAYAPKDPTADPRFYKQNLSIYSNPADSCVAEADFNINRGILRGQQYGLIRRNGVFLKCPDGKFKVAKLYHDTRNKPTLAVDFTEQIDFTVAGSNYNTGYRVEKYEFSKKSVSGRNFGEADIIILRLADIYLMRAEAKLRKSNDAASALADVNTVRAARTVTAPPPALTTMNLDLLYRERGFELYWEMVRRTDMIRFGKYEGTWTEKTNSDKFKRIFPIPQTAIDGASNLPGYLVQNQSY, from the coding sequence ATGAAAAAGAAACTCATATCCATGCTGGCCCTGGCTGGTGTGCTCTTTATAAATGGTTGTACTAATCTGGCCGAAAAAGTGTTGGACGAAGCATCGGTTTCGGGACTGACCGACCGGCAGGCAGCCGATGGTATCCTGGCCCCTGTTTATGCCCGTCTGCCAGACATCTTCCTGCATACCAACTACTTCGCCATTCAGGAGATTTCGACGGATGAAGCGATACTCCCCTACCGTGGTGGGACCGACTGGGGTGATAATGGTATCTATCTGGCCATGCACCAGCACACGTACACCAGCACCGACCCCAACCTTCGGAATACCTGGACACTCATTTTACAGGGACTGTCGCGGGCCATTACTGCCATCAACACACTGCCCACACTGAAAGACCCCGTAACAAAAACCTATCTGGCCGAAGCAAGGGGGATGCGGGCGTATTATGGATTGCTGACCCTGGACCTGTTCGGACTCGTGTTTGTGAAGGATGACCTGGGGGCTACCTCGACTATTCTGCGTGGAGCCGAAGCGGTCGAATACCTGAAAAACGAGTTTCTGGCCGTAGAGCCTGATCTGGAAACGGGAGTTGGCCCTGGCCGTCTGACGAAAGGGGCCGTCTGGGGGCTACTGGCTCGGCTGTATCTGAATGCAGGCGTGTATCGGGATATTTACGGCGCTCAGGTTACGTTTAAGCCCGAAGATATGGACAAAGTGGTTGAATACTGCGACAAGATTATCAACTCGGGTCAGTATCAACTATCGAAGGATTACTTTTCCATTTTCAACTCCGACAATCATGACAACAAGGAGTTGATTTTTGCCGTTGACCAGCGGGCCGATCTGAATGGCACGAATCGGATGGCCTATTTCTCGCTGTCGGGCGATCAGTTTCCAATACCTGCCTATCCAAATGCCAACGGAACCGATGGGCCCGCTATCACCCCCGATTACTACCGTACCTGGGTAAATGCCTACGCACCCAAAGACCCAACGGCGGACCCCCGGTTTTACAAGCAGAACCTATCGATTTATTCCAACCCAGCCGATTCCTGCGTAGCAGAAGCGGATTTCAACATCAATCGGGGTATTCTTCGGGGCCAGCAGTACGGCCTGATTCGTCGGAATGGGGTATTTCTGAAATGCCCGGATGGCAAATTCAAGGTAGCTAAACTGTACCATGATACCCGCAACAAACCAACGCTGGCCGTTGATTTCACCGAACAGATTGATTTCACGGTGGCTGGCAGTAACTACAATACTGGCTATCGGGTAGAAAAATATGAATTCAGTAAGAAATCGGTGAGTGGGCGTAATTTCGGAGAGGCTGACATTATCATTCTTCGGCTGGCCGATATTTACCTGATGCGGGCCGAGGCCAAACTTCGCAAGAGCAACGATGCTGCCAGTGCCTTAGCCGATGTCAATACGGTACGGGCCGCCCGAACGGTGACGGCTCCCCCACCTGCTCTGACCACCATGAACCTGGATTTGTTATACCGGGAACGCGGATTTGAGCTGTACTGGGAAATGGTTCGACGGACTGATATGATCCGGTTTGGCAAGTACGAGGGCACCTGGACAGAAAAAACAAATAGCGACAAGTTTAAACGGATTTTCCCGATTCCGCAGACAGCGATTGATGGCGCTTCTAACCTACCCGGCTATTTAGTTCAGAATCAGAGCTATTAA
- a CDS encoding XdhC family protein, with the protein MNKPKSLIVWQRIHKCIQQREPVMLLYVLESRGSSPGRQGFAMAVTASGAMEGSIGGGIMEHKFVELAKEKLQTQTSELSIRTQFHDKKAAQNQSGLICSGEQTILLYQLQPDDEPVVQAIVTCLDEHANGLLSLSPTGIAFTDKVVPGFDFEFTRQLADEWVYQERLGYKNELFIIGGGHCALALSRLMSQMDFYIRLYDDRPDLHTIQLNEVAHEKITISNYRDLTNLIPPGNNQYVVIMTVGYRTDDLAIRALLNRAFRYVGVLGSQTKMDTLVAAYRAEGISDEVLSQIHTPIGIPIHSQTPEEIAVSIAAQIIQVKNSSSSGQSSYRLIS; encoded by the coding sequence ATGAACAAACCGAAGTCGTTAATCGTCTGGCAACGCATCCATAAGTGCATTCAGCAACGGGAGCCGGTTATGTTGCTCTACGTACTGGAAAGTCGTGGAAGTAGCCCCGGTCGACAGGGGTTCGCCATGGCGGTGACGGCATCGGGTGCTATGGAAGGTTCGATTGGTGGAGGTATTATGGAGCATAAGTTTGTGGAACTTGCTAAAGAAAAGCTACAGACACAAACGTCTGAGCTATCCATCCGAACACAATTTCATGATAAGAAAGCCGCTCAGAACCAGAGTGGTTTGATCTGCTCCGGGGAACAAACGATTCTATTGTATCAACTTCAGCCCGACGATGAACCTGTTGTTCAGGCTATTGTTACCTGTCTTGATGAACATGCCAATGGATTACTGAGTTTGTCCCCAACAGGCATTGCATTTACGGATAAAGTAGTTCCCGGATTCGATTTCGAATTTACCCGTCAATTGGCTGACGAATGGGTATATCAGGAGCGACTAGGCTACAAAAATGAGTTGTTCATTATCGGAGGGGGACATTGTGCACTGGCATTGTCCCGGTTGATGAGTCAAATGGACTTTTATATCCGCCTATACGACGACCGTCCTGACCTGCATACTATACAATTGAATGAGGTTGCTCATGAGAAAATCACCATTAGCAATTATCGTGATCTGACCAACCTGATTCCTCCGGGCAATAACCAATATGTGGTGATCATGACGGTTGGTTACCGTACCGATGACCTGGCGATCCGGGCGTTGCTGAACAGGGCATTTCGCTATGTGGGGGTGTTGGGCAGCCAGACGAAGATGGATACGTTAGTTGCTGCCTATCGGGCTGAAGGCATTTCTGACGAGGTACTTAGCCAGATTCACACACCGATTGGTATTCCGATTCACAGCCAGACTCCTGAAGAAATTGCGGTAAGTATTGCGGCCCAGATTATTCAGGTCAAAAATAGCTCTTCGAGTGGGCAATCATCGTATCGTTTGATAAGCTGA
- a CDS encoding xanthine dehydrogenase molybdopterin binding subunit: MKNIDSRTHVRGESVYLDDIPLIQGTLFGAAFGSPVAHGVIRNLDLSVAEAMPGVVKLFTYTDVTGENQIGGIIPDEPLLAEQHVHYCGMPIVFVVAESDAVAREAVKKITVAIDPLPIITDPREAQAKGELIVRPRTHKLGDTAAAWAQCTHIFEGRTETNGQEHLYIETQGAYAIPQENNGIKLYSSTQGPTAVQRAVSRSSGLAMHQIDVDVTRLGGGFGGKEDQANMWAALCTLAAHVLRKPVKYSLHRMEDMAMTGKRHPYSSDFKIGLNDDLTIIAYEATFYQNAGAAADLSPAVLERTLFHCTNTYFIPNVTATAYSCRTHLPPNTAFRGFGGPQGMFVIEAAIARAAEALGVEASVIQAKNLNKTGDEFAYGQKAVSEARACWHKAIELYSLESIRSRIDSFNSVNLLTKKAFALMPICFGISFTNTRMNQARALVHVYTDGSVGVSTGAVEMGQGVNTKMLQVASQTLSVRPERVKLQTTSTYRIANTSPSAASATADLNGKAVQLACTDIAQRLKVVAAGELQTTPEAISLKDEWVYVNGERTDWDWNRLVMEAFTKRVSLSEHAHYATPEIHYDASQEKGHPFAYHVYGTAIIEVTVDCLRGTYEMESVKVVHDFGVSMNPLIDQGQIEGGIVQGLGWMTMEEVVYDKAGRLRSNALSTYKVPDIYSVPKEIAIEPLNTEQDNLAIFRSKAVGEPPLMYGIGAYFALRNAIRAFNPKADMPFDAPMTPEKLLMALYQTSTTLGSMPSVHEQTEVVNRLATHP, translated from the coding sequence ATGAAAAATATAGATTCCAGAACGCATGTGCGGGGAGAATCGGTGTATCTGGACGATATTCCGCTGATTCAGGGAACATTGTTTGGTGCTGCCTTTGGCTCACCAGTGGCGCATGGAGTTATCCGAAATCTGGACTTGTCTGTTGCTGAAGCCATGCCCGGTGTGGTTAAATTGTTTACCTATACAGATGTAACCGGCGAAAACCAGATTGGGGGTATCATTCCCGATGAACCTTTACTGGCCGAACAGCACGTGCATTACTGCGGGATGCCGATTGTGTTTGTCGTGGCCGAAAGTGATGCTGTCGCCCGGGAGGCCGTTAAAAAAATAACGGTAGCTATTGATCCCCTACCTATTATTACCGACCCTCGCGAAGCGCAGGCGAAAGGAGAGCTGATTGTCAGGCCCCGAACGCACAAGCTGGGCGATACCGCAGCCGCCTGGGCACAGTGTACGCACATTTTTGAGGGACGTACCGAAACCAATGGCCAGGAGCATTTGTACATCGAAACCCAGGGCGCATATGCTATTCCACAGGAAAACAACGGCATAAAACTTTACTCATCGACCCAGGGGCCAACGGCAGTACAACGGGCTGTATCACGGTCGTCGGGCCTGGCCATGCATCAGATCGATGTCGACGTGACGCGGCTGGGTGGTGGATTTGGTGGTAAAGAAGATCAGGCCAATATGTGGGCGGCTCTGTGTACCCTGGCGGCTCATGTGCTCCGAAAACCCGTTAAATATTCCCTGCATCGGATGGAGGATATGGCCATGACCGGCAAACGGCATCCGTATTCATCGGACTTTAAAATCGGTCTGAACGACGATTTGACGATTATAGCCTATGAGGCCACGTTTTATCAGAATGCCGGGGCGGCTGCCGACCTGTCACCGGCAGTTCTCGAGCGAACCTTGTTTCATTGCACCAACACCTATTTTATTCCGAATGTAACCGCTACAGCCTACAGTTGCCGAACGCATCTTCCACCGAACACGGCGTTCCGGGGGTTTGGAGGGCCGCAAGGCATGTTCGTTATCGAAGCCGCTATTGCCAGAGCTGCCGAGGCATTAGGGGTCGAGGCATCGGTCATACAGGCTAAAAACCTCAATAAAACCGGCGATGAATTTGCCTATGGACAGAAAGCCGTAAGCGAAGCGCGGGCCTGCTGGCACAAAGCGATTGAGTTATACAGCCTGGAATCGATCCGTTCCAGAATTGATTCATTTAACAGTGTTAACCTATTGACTAAGAAGGCCTTCGCGTTGATGCCAATTTGCTTCGGAATCTCGTTTACGAACACCCGGATGAACCAGGCACGGGCGTTGGTGCATGTCTATACCGATGGTAGCGTGGGCGTTAGTACGGGTGCCGTTGAAATGGGGCAGGGAGTGAATACAAAAATGCTCCAGGTGGCTTCCCAAACGCTGTCTGTTCGACCCGAGCGGGTGAAATTGCAGACGACGAGCACCTACCGAATTGCCAATACATCGCCCTCTGCCGCCAGTGCAACCGCTGACCTGAATGGTAAAGCCGTACAACTAGCCTGTACCGACATTGCACAGCGGCTAAAGGTGGTGGCTGCGGGGGAATTACAAACAACCCCCGAAGCGATTTCCCTGAAGGATGAATGGGTCTACGTAAACGGTGAGCGTACTGACTGGGACTGGAACCGACTGGTGATGGAAGCGTTTACCAAACGGGTCAGCCTGTCCGAACATGCACACTATGCCACCCCCGAGATTCATTACGACGCCAGCCAGGAAAAAGGACATCCGTTTGCCTATCATGTGTATGGCACCGCTATAATCGAAGTGACAGTTGATTGCCTGCGTGGAACCTATGAGATGGAATCAGTTAAAGTAGTCCACGATTTTGGTGTCAGCATGAACCCACTTATTGATCAGGGGCAGATTGAAGGGGGGATTGTGCAGGGGCTTGGCTGGATGACTATGGAAGAAGTCGTGTATGATAAAGCCGGTCGGTTACGTTCCAATGCGTTATCGACCTATAAAGTGCCCGACATCTATTCGGTACCCAAAGAAATAGCCATTGAGCCGCTAAACACTGAGCAGGATAACCTGGCTATATTTCGGTCGAAAGCGGTCGGAGAGCCACCCTTAATGTACGGTATCGGTGCTTATTTTGCCCTTCGGAATGCCATCCGGGCATTTAATCCAAAAGCCGACATGCCATTCGATGCGCCCATGACGCCCGAAAAACTTCTGATGGCTTTATATCAAACAAGCACTACGCTGGGTTCGATGCCCTCTGTCCATGAACAAACCGAAGTCGTTAATCGTCTGGCAACGCATCCATAA
- a CDS encoding FAD binding domain-containing protein — protein sequence MFDYYTQKNARIELISFILNTKDVRTTLPPGMTVLDFVRYHQHLTGTKIGCREGDCGACTVLVGDVSTGGLRYRTATSCLMPLGNAHGKHIVTIEGINTDDLNPIQQAMADESATQCGFCTPGFVMSLAGYCLSHTASTTANAIAAVDGNICRCTGYKSIERAAGRVAELVRLRQDNESPTQFVADRGILPAYFATIEERLQEMTANLNGELKQDDPVAQRVGGGTDVYVQKHDEIKDASIRFLADKTELQGIWQDGSQCWIGPSTAVSDLVESPVMKQYFPDFKAYTKLVSSTPIRNMATLGGNFINASPIGDFTIIFLALDAVITLSDGVQNRELPLRHLYLGYKTLDKRPEEFLVRIGFNLTANTTRFNFEKVSKRTHLDIASVNSAIQLIVVGNRITSVKLSAGGVAPIPKRLTNTEAFLTDQSISEALILEAVNVAQTEITPISDARGTEAYKRLLLSQLIKAHFIKLFPELKAELLLMP from the coding sequence GTGTTCGATTACTACACTCAGAAAAACGCCCGAATCGAATTGATTTCTTTTATTTTAAATACGAAAGATGTTCGTACGACGCTGCCACCGGGAATGACGGTGCTCGACTTTGTGCGCTATCATCAACACCTGACGGGAACTAAAATTGGCTGTCGGGAAGGGGATTGCGGAGCCTGTACCGTGCTGGTGGGCGATGTATCGACTGGTGGGCTTCGTTATCGGACGGCTACGTCCTGCCTGATGCCATTGGGCAATGCGCATGGAAAACACATCGTAACGATTGAAGGGATCAATACGGATGATCTGAATCCTATTCAGCAGGCAATGGCCGATGAGTCGGCAACTCAGTGCGGGTTCTGTACACCCGGCTTTGTGATGTCACTGGCCGGGTACTGCCTCAGTCATACAGCATCGACTACAGCAAACGCTATAGCCGCCGTTGATGGGAACATTTGCCGTTGTACAGGCTATAAGTCGATTGAGCGGGCAGCCGGACGTGTGGCCGAACTGGTACGATTACGACAGGATAATGAATCACCCACGCAATTTGTAGCCGATCGGGGGATTTTACCAGCCTATTTCGCTACGATCGAAGAGCGGTTACAGGAAATGACGGCGAACCTGAATGGTGAGTTGAAACAGGATGATCCAGTGGCGCAACGTGTTGGCGGAGGAACGGATGTATATGTGCAAAAACACGATGAGATCAAAGACGCATCGATCCGGTTTTTAGCCGATAAAACTGAATTACAGGGAATCTGGCAGGATGGGAGTCAGTGTTGGATCGGTCCCTCGACAGCGGTGTCCGATTTGGTTGAATCACCTGTGATGAAGCAATACTTCCCTGACTTCAAGGCGTATACAAAGCTGGTATCTTCGACGCCAATCCGTAATATGGCAACCCTTGGCGGCAACTTCATCAATGCCTCGCCGATTGGCGATTTTACGATCATCTTTCTGGCGCTGGACGCCGTCATTACCTTGAGCGACGGTGTACAAAATCGGGAGTTGCCTTTGAGGCACCTGTATCTGGGGTATAAAACACTCGATAAACGGCCAGAGGAGTTTCTGGTGCGTATAGGATTCAACCTGACAGCTAATACTACACGGTTCAATTTCGAAAAGGTGAGTAAGCGTACCCATCTGGATATTGCCAGCGTCAATTCGGCCATTCAACTGATCGTCGTAGGTAATAGAATAACCTCGGTAAAACTATCGGCAGGTGGTGTGGCGCCCATTCCTAAACGGCTAACCAATACCGAAGCATTTTTAACCGACCAATCAATCAGTGAAGCGTTGATTCTCGAAGCCGTGAATGTGGCTCAAACGGAAATTACACCCATCAGCGATGCACGAGGAACAGAAGCCTACAAACGACTATTGCTCAGTCAATTGATCAAAGCGCATTTTATCAAGTTGTTTCCAGAGTTAAAGGCAGAATTGTTGTTGATGCCATAA